One region of Carya illinoinensis cultivar Pawnee chromosome 8, C.illinoinensisPawnee_v1, whole genome shotgun sequence genomic DNA includes:
- the LOC122318792 gene encoding mediator of RNA polymerase II transcription subunit 33B isoform X2, giving the protein MEIDGHNSFSEMIIEQNEGLQKVNTAMAIEMIAEFLQNKVTSRILFLARRNMPSHWGGFILRLQLLAAKSAVLRDLKHVTAQTLLQLTSDARQVMSRECKTMSGREFHAVVASGSLTSQSQGIGWSALWLPIDLYLEDSLDGSNVTANSSVEVLTGLVKTLQAVNGTTWHNTFLGLWIAALRLVQRERDPSEGPVPRLDTCLCLLLSITILAVANIIEEEECELIDETEHSPTNQRKQKQVLGKRRKDLITSLQLLGDHEGLLTPPQAVSSVANQAAAKAIMFVSGLPVGNGYYESMSVNDMPMNCSGNLRHLIVEACIARNLLDTSAYFWPGYVNARCNQVPRNVPGQLPGWSSLMKGSPLTPPLINALVATPASSLAEIEKIYEIALSGSKDEKISAATILCGASLVRGWNVQEHTILFITGLLSPSVPADYSGNDSHLIDCAPFLNVLLVGISTVDCVQIFSLHGLVPLLVGALLPICEVFGSCIPNVSWTLTTGEELSCHAVFCNAFTLLLKLWRFDHPPLEHVMGDAPPVGSQLSPEYLLLVRNLRLASFGKLPRDRMRSKRLSKLIKFSLEPIFMDSFPKLKLWYRQHQECIASTLSGLVPGTTVHQIVDALLNMMFRKMNRGGQPLTPTTSGSSNSSASGAQDASIRLEVPAWDILEATPFVLDAALTACAHGRLSPRELATGLKDLADFLPATLATIASYFSAEVTRGIWKPAFMNGTDWPSPAANLSIMEQQIKKILAATGVHVPSLAIGGSSPASLPLPLAALISLTITYKLDRVTERLLTMVGPALNSLGAGCPWPCMPIISSLWAQKVKRWSDFLVFTASGTVFHHSSDAVVQLLKSCFTSTLGLSSSHICSNGGVGALLGHGFGSHFSGGISPVAPGILYLRVHRSFRDVMFMTEEIVSLLMLCVREIASGGSPKDKVEKLKKTKYGMRYEKVSLAAAMTRVKLAASLGASLVWISGGSSLVQSLIKETLPSWFLSVHGLGQEGGESGGMVAMLGGYALAYFAVLCGTFAWGVDSTLPASRRRPKILGCHLEFLASALDGKISLGCDCATWQAYVSGFVSLMVACTPMWVLEINVDVLKSLSKGLRQWNEEELALALLGLGGIDAMGAAAELIIECKF; this is encoded by the exons GCCATCACATTGGGGAGGTTTCATTCTGCGACTGCAACTGCTTGCAGCAAAATCAGCAGTCTTGAGGGATTTAAAACATGTAACTGCACAGACCCTTCTGCAGTTGACATCTGATGCACGTCAAGTTATGTCTCGAGAATGCAAAACAATGTCGGGGCGAGAGTTTCATGCTGTCGTTGCTTCTGGATCTCTGACATCTCAATCTCAGGGAATTGGTTGGTCTGCACTTTGGCTTCCTATCGATCTGTATCTGGAAGACTCTCTGGATGGATCCAACGTGACAGCAAATAGTTCTGTTGAAGTTCTTACTG GTTTAGTAAAGACTCTGCAGGCAGTTAATGGTACCACATGGCACAATACATTTTTAGGCTTATGGATTGCAGCTCTACGACTAGTACAAAGG GAGAGAGATCCAAGTGAGGGTCCTGTTCCTCGCCTTGATACATGCTTGTGCCTGTTATTGTCTATTACGATACTTGCTGTTGCTAATATTATTGAGGAAGAGGAGTGTGAACTGATTGATGAAACCGAGCACAGCCCTACCAATCAAAGGAAACAAAAACAGGTTCTTGGAAAGCGTCGAAAGGATTTAATTACTAGCTTGCAGTTATTGGGCGATCATGAGGGCTTGTTGACTCCCCCTCAGGCTGTTAGTTCAGTAGCCAATCAGGCTGCTGCCAAAGCAATAATGTTTGTTTCAGGCCTTCCAGTTGGTAATGGATACTATGAATCTATGAGTGTAAATGACATGCCCATGAACTGTT CTGGAAACTTGCGACATCTAATTGTTGAGGCTTGTATTGCAAGAAATTTACTGGACACGTCAGCATATTTCTGGCCAGGCTATGTCAATGCACGCTGCAACCAAGTTCCTCGGAATGTTCCTGGTCAACTGCCTGGTTGGTCATCTCTGATGAAGGGGTCCCCTCTAACTCCACCATTGATCAATGCTTTGGTTGCCACTCCAGCTTCTAG CTTAGcagaaattgagaaaatataCGAGATTGCACTCAGTGGTTCTAAGGATGAGAAGATATCTGCTGCTACCATTCTATGTGGGGCGTCTCTGGTTCGTGGTTGGAATGTACAG GAGCACACCATTCTTTTTATTACGGGGTTGCTATCTCCTTCAGTCCCTGCAGATTACTCTGGAAATGATAGCCATTTGATTGACTGTGCTCCATTTCTGAATGTCCTTCTTGTTGGAATATCAACTGTGGATTGTGTTCAGATTTTCTCCTTACATGGCTTG GTTCCATTGCTTGTAGGTGCATTGTTACCCATCTGTGAGGTTTTTGGGTCTTGTATACCGAATGTGTCATGGACCCTTACAACAGGGGAGGAACTATCCTGTCACGCAGTGTTCTGCAATGCATTTACTCTTCTTCTGAAGCTATGGAGGTTTGATCATCCACCCCTTGAGCACGTGATGGGAGATGCACCACCAGTGGGATCCCAACTGAGTCCTGAGTACCTCTTATTGGTTCGGAACTTACGATTAGCATCTTTTGGAAAATTACCCAGGGACCGGATGAGATCCAAAAGACTgtctaaattaataaaattttctctaGAGCCTATATTCATGGATTCCTTtccaaaattaaaactctgGTACCGGCAGCATCAAGAATGTATTGCTTCCACCCTATCTGGTCTTGTACCTGGGACCACTGTTCATCAGATTGTTGATGCACTCCTGAAtatgatgttcagaaaaatgaATAGAGGTGGTCAGCCTTTGACTCCTACAACATCAGGAAGCAGTAACTCATCGGCATCTGGAGCTCAAGATGCCTCTATTAGACTCGAAGTGCCTGCATGGGATATCCTTGAGGCAACTCCATTTGTGCTTGATGCTGCTCTTACAGCCTGTGCACATGGAAGGCTCTCTCCTCGTGAACTTGCCACAG GACTCAAAGATCTTGCTGATTTTCTTCCGGCAACTTTGGCTACCATTGCAAGCTACTTTTCAGCTGAAGTAACACGAGGCATATGGAAGCCAGCTTTCATGAATGGAACTGATTGGCCAAGCCCTGCTGCAAATTTATCCATTATGGAACAacagattaagaaaattttagcTGCCACTGGTGTTCATGTCCCTAGCCTTGCCATTG GTGGTAGTTCTCCGGCTTCACTTCCTTTGCCCTTGGCTGCCCTAATAAGCCTCACGATAACTTATAAACTTGATAGAGTAACTGAACGTTTACTCACCATGGTTGGCCCGGCTTTGAATTCCCTTGGTGCTGGTTGTCCCTGGCCATGCATGCCCATCATATCCTCATTGTGGGCCCAGAAGGTAAAGCGTTGGAGTGACTTCCTTGTGTTTACAGCTTCCGGTACTGTTTTCCACCATAGCAGTGATGCTGTCGTCCAGCTCCTTAAGAGCTGCTTCACATCCACTCTTGGGCTAAGTTCCTCCCACATTTGCAGCAATGGTGGGGTCGGTGCCCTCCTTGGTCATGGCTTTGGTTCTCACTTCTCTGGCGGAATCTCTCCAGTTGCTCCTGGAATTCTTTACTTAAGAGTGCATCGGTCTTTCAGAGATGTTATGTTCATGACAGAAGAAATCGTCTCTCTTCTAATGCTTTGTGTTAGGGAAATCGCAAGTGGAGGGTCACCTAAAGATAAGGtagagaaattgaagaaaaccAAGTATGGGATGAGATATGAGAAGGTTTCTCTTGCTGCTGCAATGACGCGTGTCAAGCTTGCGGCTTCACTTGGGGCTTCACTAGTTTGGATATCAGGTGGATCGAGTTTGGTTCAATCTTTGATCAAGGAAACCCTACCTTCTTGGTTTCTCTCAGTCCATGGGCTAGGCCAGGAAGGTGGAGAATCTGGAGGTATGGTTGCGATGCTAGGAGGTTATGCACTTGCATATTTTGCAGTCCTTTGTGGAACATTTGCTTGGGGAGTAGACTCAACGTTGCCAGCATCGAGACGACGGCCAAAGATACTTGGATGCCACTTAGAATTTCTTGCAAGTGCACTAGATGGGAAAATATCTCTTGGTTGTGATTGTGCAACTTGGCAGGCATATGTATCAGGGTTTGTAAGTTTAATGGTGGCTTGTACACCAATGTGGGTGCTGGAGATCAATGTAGATGTGTTAAAGAGTCTGAGCAAGGGATTAAGGCAGTGGAATGAGGAAGAATTGGCTCTGGCGCTGCTGGGACTTGGAGGCATAGATGCAATGGGTGCTGCAGCTGAATTGATTATTGAATGCAAGTTTTAA
- the LOC122318793 gene encoding isoamylase 2, chloroplastic — translation MLFGQSMATLPPSLAISPCCLTCGASRSSKSSPAYHYIYRNQIRYGIENTYLETKLICGEVAENVARTSCRHLNSKVSATSRVFIEEMEQRVTTIPEAEDMLKSLTYLFWTEIGGQVKVSVRKKNVKHAVYIEVSSLQLHGSDDRLFLSWGIYRDDSSCFMHLDAQSSMLDGRATTRETPFIQNTEGRFVLELEFEPKQIPFYLSFLLKSSLGSDPSGSEIRSHRKTNFCVPVGFGSGYPAPLGLTFSPDGSMNFAIFSRNAESVVLCLYDDMTTDEPTLELDLDPYTNRSGDVWHASLESAWTFVSYGYRCKGPLTQRNKDNADAGEILLDPYAKIIGNSIPSNRGSGYLGRLCKEPAFDWGDDVHPNLPMEKLAVYRLNVRHFTEHRSSQLPKDVAGTFSGLTEKLQHFKDLSMNAVLLEPIFSFHEQNGPYFPCHFFSPTNQYGPSGGSISAINSTKEMVKKLHANGIEVLLEVAFTHTAVGGALQGIDDLSYYYANGVGDSKATNSLNCNYPIVLQLILDGLRYWVTEFHVDGFCFINASSLMKGFHGEQLSRPPLVEAIAFDPFLSKVKIIADCWDPHDMLPKETRFPHWKKWAEINTKFCNDVRNFWRGEGLLSSLATRLCGSGDTFSDGRGPAFSFNFTARSFGLTLVDLVSFSNTDALASHLSWNCGEEGPTDNTTILEMRLKQIRNFLFVLYISLGVPILNMGDECGQSSGGSPAYADRQPFDWNALRTGFGIQTTQFISFLNSLRMRRSDLLQKGSFLKEENIDWHGNDQSPPRWEDPSCKFLSVTLKADKVECPLNSESSHLRGDLFIAFNAADHSEGVILPKPPEGMSWWRLVDTALPFPGYFSINGEPVPEQMEGLAAYEMKSHSSALFEACSPSTQTTPSLNM, via the coding sequence ATGCTTTTTGGACAATCAATGGCAACTCTTCCACCATCACTTGCAATAAGCCCCTGCTGTCTAACTTGTGGAGCCAGTCGATCTTCGAAATCGTCCCCTgcctatcattacatatatagAAACCAAATCAGATATGGCATTGAAAACACATATTTGGAAACAAAGCTAATATGTGGAGAAGTTGCTGAGAATGTTGCTAGAACTTCTTGCCGGCATCTTAATTCGAAAGTTTCTGCTACATCACGAGTTTTTATCGAGGAAATGGAACAGAGAGTCACAACAATACCAGAAGCTGAAGATATGTTAAAGtcattaacttatttattttggaCAGAAATTGGTGGTCAGGTGAAAGTTTCTGTTAGAAAGAAAAATGTCAAACATGCTGTGTATATTGAAGTTTCATCATTGCAACTACATGGCAGTGATGATAGACTGTTTTTGAGTTGGGGTATATACAGAGATGATTCatcatgtttcatgcatctggATGCTCAGAGTTCGATGCTAGATGGGAGAGCCACAACCAGGGAAACCCCATTCATACAAAACACCGAGGGAAGGTTTGTGCTTGAGTTGGAGTTTGAACCAAAACAAATTCCCTTCTATCTCTCATTTCTGTTAAAATCATCATTAGGTTCTGATCCAAGTGGCTCAGAAATTAGAAGTCATAGGAAGACAAACTTTTGTGTGCCGGTTGGTTTTGGCAGCGGTTATCCAGCTCCTTTGGGTCTCACCTTTTCACCTGATGGTTCCATGAACTTTGcaatattttcaagaaatgcAGAGAGTGTGGTATTATGCTTGTATGATGATATGACCACAGATGAACCCACTTTAGAGCTTGATCTAGATCCATACACCAATCGATCAGGTGATGTCTGGCATGCCTCACTCGAGAGTGCATGGACCTTTGTGAGCTATGGTTATCGATGCAAAGGGCCTCTTACTCAGAGAAATAAAGATAATGCTGATGCTGGGGAAATCCTTCTAGATCCATATGCTAAGATCATTGGTAATTCAATTCCTAGTAATCGTGGATCTGGTTATCTTGGACGATTATGCAAGGAACCTGCTTTTGACTGGGGAGATGATGTGCATCCTAACTTACCGATGGAAAAACTAGCGGTTTATCGTTTAAATGTGAGACATTTTACTGAGCACAGGTCTAGTCAGCTACCTAAAGATGTGGCAGGGACCTTTTCTGGTCTGACTGAGAAGCTGCAGCATTTTAAAGATCTCAGCATGAATGCTGTTTTATTGGAGCCAATTTTCTCATTCCATGAACAAAATGGACCATATTTTCCTTGTCATTTCTTCTCACCAACAAACCAATATGGACCTTCTGGGGGCTCTATATCTGCTATCAATTCAACGAAGGAGATGGTGAAAAAATTGCACGCCAATGGAATAGAGGTTTTACTGGAAGTTGCTTTCACTCATACTGCTGTGGGAGGAGCACTACAGGGTATTGATgatttatcatattattatgCTAATGGGGTTGGGGATTCAAAAGCAACCAATtctttaaattgcaactacccCATTGTGCtacaattgattttggatgGTCTTCGCTATTGGGTGACTGAGTTTCATGTTGAtggattttgttttataaatgcTTCATCTCTAATGAAGGGGTTTCATGGAGAGCAATTGTCTCGCCCTCCTTTGGTTGAAGCAATAGCTTTTGACCCTTTTCTCTCTAAAGTCAAGATCATTGCTGATTGCTGGGATCCCCATGACATGCTACCAAAGGAAACTCGTTTTCCACATTGGAAAAAATGGGCAGAAATCAATACAAAGTTTTGTAATGATGTGAGAAATTTTTGGAGGGGCGAGGGTCTTCTGAGTAGCCTGGCAACACGGCTTTGTGGGAGTGGGGACACCTTTTCAGACGGCCGAGGCCCAgcattctcttttaattttactGCTAGAAGTTTTGGACTCACTCTTGTGGACCTGGTCAGCTTCAGTAATACTGATGCATTAGCTTCACACTTAAGTTGGAACTGTGGGGAAGAAGGGCCTACGGACAACACCACCATCCTTGAAATGCGACTTAAACAAATTCGTAATTTTCTATTTGTCTTATATATTTCATTGGGTGTCCCCATATTGAACATGGGAGACGAGTGTGGCCAATCTTCTGGTGGTTCCCCTGCATATGCTGACAGACAACCTTTCGATTGGAATGCTCTAAGAACAGGTTTTGGTATTCAAACTACgcaattcatctcatttttgAATTCACTCAGAATGAGGCGAAGTGACCTACTTCAGAAAGGGAGCttcttgaaagaagaaaatattgattggcATGGAAATGACCAATCTCCACCTAGATGGGAAGATCCATCCTGCAAATTTCTGTCTGTGACATTGAAGGCTGACAAAGTGGAGTGCCCCTTGAACTCTGAATCTTCACATCTAAGGGGGGATTTATTTATTGCTTTCAATGCAGCTGATCATTCAGAGGGTGTTATTCTACCCAAGCCTCCAGAAGGGATGTCATGGTGGCGTTTAGTTGACACAGCTCTTCCATTCCCAGGGTATTTCTCAATCAATGGCGAGCCCGTTCCTGAGCAGATGGAGGGACTAGCTGCTTATGAGATGAAGTCTCACAGTTCTGCTCTATTTGAAGCTTGCAGCCCAAGTACCCAAACCACTCCCTCTTTGAATATGTAA